One window of Robiginitalea biformata HTCC2501 genomic DNA carries:
- a CDS encoding DMT family transporter produces the protein MSQRTLAIWAAIGATTIYALNHTIAKGVMPHYVQPFAFILLRVTGAAALFWMISFAGPCQSVEKRDWGRLLLCALLGMVINMLSFFKGLELSTPVNSSVLVTVTPIIVAIFSYFLIRERLTRLRGLGILLGLAGALALIFLNETTGMNAPNIPLGNFLFIVNASSYGLYLILVKKLIEKYHPFVLMRWLFTLAVFINLPITLPEFLEIDWPSIPAWGLASIAFVVIGTTFLTYLFNVFALTQLKASTVSAFIYGQPVIGIGFALLTGKDTLSALDVLAMLLVMSGVYLVSRRTIPGP, from the coding sequence TTGAGCCAGCGGACGCTGGCCATATGGGCGGCCATAGGGGCCACAACCATCTACGCCCTGAACCACACCATCGCAAAGGGTGTCATGCCGCATTATGTACAACCTTTTGCATTTATCCTGCTGCGGGTAACCGGGGCCGCCGCGCTGTTCTGGATGATCTCCTTTGCCGGCCCCTGCCAGTCTGTCGAGAAACGGGACTGGGGGCGGCTGTTGCTCTGCGCCCTCCTCGGCATGGTAATCAACATGCTGTCGTTCTTCAAGGGGCTCGAACTTTCCACGCCCGTCAACAGTTCCGTCCTGGTTACGGTGACCCCGATCATCGTCGCGATCTTTTCGTATTTCCTCATCCGCGAACGGCTGACACGCCTCAGGGGCCTGGGGATTCTGTTGGGGCTTGCCGGCGCCCTGGCCCTGATTTTTCTGAATGAAACCACCGGGATGAACGCCCCGAACATCCCCCTCGGGAATTTCCTGTTCATCGTCAATGCGAGCAGTTACGGGCTCTACCTGATCCTTGTCAAAAAACTCATCGAGAAGTACCACCCGTTTGTTTTGATGCGCTGGTTGTTTACCCTGGCGGTTTTCATCAACCTGCCCATCACGCTGCCGGAATTCCTGGAAATCGACTGGCCGTCCATCCCGGCCTGGGGGCTGGCCTCGATCGCATTTGTGGTTATCGGCACCACGTTCCTCACCTACTTGTTCAACGTGTTTGCCCTGACCCAGCTCAAAGCCTCCACGGTAAGCGCCTTTATCTACGGGCAACCCGTAATCGGTATAGGGTTTGCCCTCCTCACCGGCAAGGATACCCTGAGCGCTTTGGACGTGCTAGCCATGCTGCTGGTAATGAGCGGCGTGTACCTGGTGAGCAGGCGTACTATTCCAGGTCCCTGA
- a CDS encoding c-type cytochrome, translated as MKKFLAICTVAAFVTGCGEKKEEKKDDGFEMSRTKQEAPAAEKADSGGVPVDLSNKGVGPVESLDLPDEIDQELAATGEAKFNQICVACHQVEKRMIGPAMAGVMERRSPEWVMNMMLNPDGMLKEDPIAKALLKEYNNMIMTNQNLSEEDARALLEYLRTL; from the coding sequence ATGAAAAAATTCTTGGCTATATGCACCGTTGCAGCTTTTGTGACGGGTTGCGGCGAAAAAAAGGAAGAGAAAAAAGACGACGGTTTTGAAATGAGTCGTACCAAGCAGGAAGCCCCGGCTGCCGAAAAAGCCGATTCGGGAGGCGTCCCCGTAGACCTTTCCAACAAAGGCGTGGGACCCGTGGAATCCCTGGATCTTCCCGATGAAATCGACCAGGAACTCGCCGCAACCGGAGAAGCCAAATTCAACCAGATCTGCGTCGCCTGCCACCAGGTGGAAAAACGCATGATCGGCCCGGCCATGGCGGGCGTAATGGAGCGCCGCAGCCCGGAATGGGTGATGAATATGATGTTGAACCCCGACGGGATGCTCAAGGAAGACCCCATTGCCAAGGCGTTGCTCAAGGAGTACAACAACATGATCATGACCAACCAGAACCTGTCCGAAGAAGACGCGCGGGCACTGCTGGAATACCTGAGGACCCTGTAG
- a CDS encoding NAD(P)H-dependent flavin oxidoreductase yields the protein MPEKARFIDSLCLPVVAAPMFLISNPELVIACCKRGIVGTFPALNQRSSEGFEEWLREITGALEAYERETGKKPAPFGVNLIVHPTNPRLRADLELCVRYRVPLVITSLGAVSDVVDAVHSYGGLVFHDIIKKRHAEKAAEAGVDGLILVAAGAGGHAGTLNPMSLIAEVRKVFDKTLLLSGCISTGRDVAAALQMGADLAYMGTRFINTEESRAPEAYRQMIVKAGASDIVYTAAVSGVPANFLGPSLEAAGLTEEDLKRDTKIDFGKELDTEAKAWKTIWSAGQGVTSIGDVLPVSELIDRLRLEFREALTEQAELLDRYCHGV from the coding sequence ATGCCCGAAAAAGCGCGTTTTATCGATAGCCTTTGCCTGCCGGTTGTGGCGGCACCCATGTTTCTGATTTCCAACCCCGAGCTCGTCATCGCCTGCTGCAAACGAGGCATCGTCGGCACATTCCCGGCCCTCAACCAGCGCAGCAGCGAAGGTTTCGAAGAGTGGCTCAGGGAAATCACCGGGGCCCTGGAGGCCTATGAAAGGGAAACCGGCAAGAAGCCCGCCCCGTTTGGGGTCAACCTGATTGTTCACCCGACAAACCCGAGGCTGCGTGCCGACCTGGAACTCTGTGTCCGCTACCGCGTCCCATTGGTAATCACCTCCCTGGGCGCCGTCTCCGATGTGGTGGATGCCGTTCACAGTTATGGAGGCCTCGTATTCCACGACATCATCAAGAAACGCCATGCCGAGAAGGCAGCGGAAGCCGGGGTAGACGGACTGATCCTGGTTGCCGCGGGCGCCGGGGGGCATGCCGGAACGCTCAACCCGATGTCCCTGATTGCCGAGGTCCGGAAGGTCTTTGACAAAACGCTGCTGCTCTCCGGTTGTATCAGCACGGGACGGGACGTGGCAGCCGCGCTGCAAATGGGGGCCGACCTGGCCTATATGGGGACGCGTTTTATCAATACGGAAGAAAGCCGGGCCCCGGAGGCCTACCGGCAGATGATCGTGAAGGCCGGCGCATCCGATATTGTCTATACAGCAGCCGTGTCCGGAGTGCCCGCAAATTTCCTGGGGCCCAGCCTGGAGGCCGCCGGCCTCACCGAAGAAGACCTGAAACGGGATACGAAGATCGACTTTGGCAAAGAATTGGATACGGAGGCCAAGGCCTGGAAGACCATCTGGTCGGCCGGACAAGGGGTTACCAGTATCGGGGACGTCCTCCCGGTTTCCGAACTGATCGACCGGCTCCGCCTGGAATTCCGGGAAGCCCTGACCGAACAAGCCGAATTGCTGGACCGCTATTGCCACGGCGTCTGA
- a CDS encoding YheT family hydrolase, which produces MPLEPSAYHPPAYWRNGHLSTIYSALFRRVPNPGYRRERLELPDGDFLDLDWLGRNGENKAKHPGKIVVLVHGLEGDTRRPYMVGSAVAFAREGYAVCAVNLRGCSGEPNRLFRSYHSGATEDLQAVVQHLTTAQPEARIYLKGFSLGGNLILKYLGEDPGRARSIQAAAAISVPVDLRDSLMQLQQPRNRLYSRRFLRNLREKMRQKHRLFPDRIPLETLRAIRTLKDFDDLYTSRAHGFRDALDYYARCSSLPVLENIRVPTLLLNARNDSFLGPACYPGALSERHPRLFYESPAYGGHVGFILPGGTYYNELRAIRFFRQHS; this is translated from the coding sequence ATGCCCCTGGAACCGTCTGCATATCATCCCCCGGCGTACTGGCGCAACGGCCACCTGTCCACCATCTATTCCGCCCTCTTCCGGCGGGTCCCCAACCCGGGCTACCGTCGGGAACGCCTGGAACTCCCGGACGGGGATTTCCTGGACCTGGACTGGCTGGGACGCAATGGTGAGAACAAAGCGAAGCACCCGGGTAAGATAGTGGTCCTGGTTCACGGCCTGGAAGGCGATACGCGCCGCCCGTATATGGTCGGGAGCGCCGTTGCATTTGCCCGGGAAGGCTACGCAGTCTGTGCGGTGAACCTACGGGGGTGCAGCGGGGAGCCCAACCGGCTGTTCCGCTCCTACCATTCCGGGGCTACGGAAGACCTGCAGGCCGTGGTTCAACACCTGACAACCGCACAACCGGAAGCCCGCATCTACCTCAAGGGGTTCAGCCTGGGCGGGAACCTGATCCTGAAATACCTCGGGGAAGACCCCGGCAGGGCCCGGAGCATCCAGGCTGCAGCGGCCATTTCCGTCCCTGTAGACCTGCGCGATTCCCTCATGCAGCTCCAGCAACCGAGGAACCGTTTGTATTCCCGGCGATTCCTCAGGAACCTCCGGGAGAAAATGCGTCAGAAACACCGCCTTTTCCCGGACCGGATACCCCTGGAAACCCTCCGGGCTATCCGGACCCTCAAGGATTTCGACGACCTGTATACCAGCCGGGCGCACGGGTTCCGGGACGCCCTGGATTACTACGCCCGGTGCAGCAGCCTGCCGGTTTTGGAAAACATCCGGGTCCCCACCCTCCTGCTCAATGCCCGCAACGACAGTTTCCTGGGGCCCGCCTGCTATCCCGGGGCACTCAGTGAGCGGCATCCCCGCTTGTTTTACGAATCCCCGGCCTATGGCGGGCATGTCGGGTTTATCCTGCCGGGGGGCACCTACTACAACGAACTCCGCGCAATTCGATTTTTCAGGCAGCATTCATAA
- a CDS encoding NAD(P)H-dependent glycerol-3-phosphate dehydrogenase, with the protein MKANMRFAVLGGGSWATAIVKMLCENLDQVTWYMRNPDAIEHIRREGHNPNYLSSVEFNTDQLRLTDTIDEAVRDADLLIFAIPSAFLVRELKQLSVPLGGKTLFSAIKGIVPETGKIVGEHLHETYDIAYDDIGVITGPCHAEEVALERLSYLTIACSDKKKARMVARALSSSYIKTKVTKDIIGTEYAAMLKNIYAIAAGIAHGLGYGDNFQSVLMSNAIREMKRYTKRLYNIDRNINHSAYLGDLLVTGYSTFSRNRMFGNMIGKGYTVKSAMMEMSMVAEGYYAVKSAHAIKEDFPKKVKTPIIDAVYKVLYEQKNAKKTFAALADRMS; encoded by the coding sequence GTGAAAGCAAATATGCGGTTTGCCGTACTAGGCGGCGGGAGTTGGGCTACAGCCATCGTAAAAATGTTGTGCGAGAACCTGGACCAGGTAACCTGGTACATGCGGAATCCGGACGCCATCGAACACATTCGCAGGGAAGGGCATAACCCGAATTACCTGAGCTCCGTGGAGTTCAACACGGACCAACTCCGTTTGACGGACACCATCGACGAGGCGGTCCGGGACGCAGACCTGTTGATTTTTGCCATCCCGTCTGCCTTCCTGGTCCGCGAACTCAAACAGCTCAGCGTCCCCCTCGGCGGCAAAACCCTTTTCTCGGCCATTAAGGGAATCGTGCCCGAGACGGGTAAAATCGTCGGGGAACACCTGCACGAAACCTACGACATTGCCTATGACGACATCGGCGTGATCACCGGCCCCTGCCACGCAGAAGAGGTGGCCCTGGAGCGGCTGTCCTACCTGACCATCGCCTGTTCCGATAAAAAGAAGGCGCGGATGGTGGCCCGGGCCCTGAGCAGTAGTTATATCAAGACGAAGGTTACCAAAGACATCATCGGCACGGAATACGCGGCCATGTTGAAGAACATCTACGCGATTGCCGCGGGGATTGCCCATGGGCTGGGATATGGCGACAATTTTCAATCCGTGCTCATGAGCAATGCCATCCGGGAGATGAAGCGCTACACGAAGCGCCTGTACAACATCGACCGGAATATCAACCATTCGGCCTACCTGGGCGACCTGCTGGTAACCGGGTATTCCACCTTCAGCCGGAACCGGATGTTCGGGAACATGATCGGGAAAGGGTACACGGTAAAAAGCGCCATGATGGAGATGAGTATGGTGGCTGAAGGCTATTACGCTGTGAAAAGCGCCCACGCCATCAAGGAGGACTTCCCCAAGAAGGTCAAGACCCCGATCATCGACGCCGTTTACAAAGTGTTGTACGAACAAAAGAATGCCAAGAAAACCTTCGCTGCCCTGGCCGACCGGATGAGTTGA
- a CDS encoding SulP family inorganic anion transporter, giving the protein MKKYLNLFDFSQEVNYRTEILSGLTVALALVPEAIAFALIAGLSPLTGLYAAFVLGLVTSVLGGRPGMISGATGAVAVVIVSLVADYGVEYVFATVILAGLLQVTAGVFRLGKFMRLVPHPVIFGFVNGLAIIIFMSQLAQFKTPEGGWMQGPALWTFSGLVLLTMAIIWGLPRLSKAVPASLVAILVIFGLVLALDIPTRSIGDIASISGGFPPFHIPELPWTLETLRIIFPYAAIVAGVGLIESLLTLNIVDEITETRGRGNKEAVAQGAGNILSGLFSGMGGCAMIGQSLINTSNGARARLSGIVASLMLLVFVVYGSGLIERVPMAALTGLMIMVALGTFEWASLRTFRRMPKSDVLVMVLVTLVTVFLHNLALAVLVGVIISALVFAWDNAKRIRARKHIDSEGVKHYEIYGPLFFGSTTLFNEKFDVMGDPEEIVIDFRESRVVDMSAIEALNKLTERYERVGKKVHLKHLSRDCRRLLKDADDIIEINVLEDPTYKVLTDKI; this is encoded by the coding sequence TTGAAGAAGTATCTGAACCTATTCGATTTTTCACAGGAAGTCAATTACCGCACGGAGATCCTTTCCGGGCTTACCGTAGCCCTGGCACTTGTGCCCGAGGCGATTGCATTTGCCCTGATTGCCGGGTTGTCCCCGCTCACCGGGCTCTATGCAGCCTTTGTATTGGGTCTGGTAACCTCCGTCCTTGGCGGAAGGCCGGGCATGATCTCCGGGGCCACCGGGGCCGTGGCGGTGGTCATCGTTTCCCTGGTAGCCGACTACGGAGTGGAATATGTCTTTGCCACGGTAATTTTAGCCGGCCTGCTGCAGGTAACGGCCGGGGTGTTCCGCCTCGGTAAATTCATGCGGCTGGTGCCCCACCCCGTGATCTTCGGGTTTGTAAACGGCCTGGCCATCATCATCTTTATGTCGCAACTCGCCCAATTCAAGACCCCGGAAGGGGGTTGGATGCAGGGTCCGGCCCTTTGGACCTTTAGCGGGCTCGTTCTTCTTACCATGGCCATTATCTGGGGCCTGCCCAGGCTGAGCAAGGCCGTGCCCGCCTCCCTGGTGGCCATCCTGGTCATCTTTGGCCTGGTCCTGGCACTGGATATCCCCACCCGCAGCATCGGGGATATTGCCTCCATCAGCGGGGGCTTCCCGCCATTCCATATCCCGGAACTGCCGTGGACCCTGGAAACACTGCGCATCATCTTCCCCTATGCAGCAATCGTGGCCGGGGTGGGGCTTATCGAAAGCCTGCTGACTCTGAACATCGTCGACGAAATCACTGAAACCCGCGGCCGCGGCAACAAGGAGGCGGTAGCCCAGGGGGCGGGCAATATCCTTTCCGGCCTGTTCTCCGGTATGGGCGGGTGCGCGATGATCGGCCAGAGCCTGATCAATACATCCAATGGCGCCAGGGCCCGGCTCTCGGGGATTGTGGCATCCCTGATGCTCCTGGTATTCGTGGTTTACGGCTCCGGGTTGATTGAGCGCGTGCCGATGGCGGCTCTTACCGGGCTGATGATTATGGTGGCCCTGGGCACCTTTGAATGGGCGAGTCTGCGGACTTTTCGCCGGATGCCCAAATCGGACGTCCTGGTCATGGTGCTGGTTACCCTGGTAACGGTCTTCCTGCACAACCTGGCCCTGGCCGTGCTCGTGGGGGTGATCATCTCCGCCCTGGTTTTTGCCTGGGACAATGCCAAGCGCATCCGGGCCAGGAAGCACATCGACTCAGAAGGGGTCAAGCACTATGAAATCTACGGCCCGCTCTTTTTCGGATCGACGACATTGTTCAACGAAAAGTTCGATGTAATGGGCGACCCGGAAGAAATCGTAATCGACTTCAGGGAGAGCCGCGTGGTGGACATGTCCGCCATCGAAGCGCTTAACAAACTCACCGAACGCTACGAACGGGTGGGCAAAAAGGTCCACTTAAAGCACCTGAGCAGGGACTGCCGCCGCCTGCTCAAAGATGCCGACGACATCATCGAGATCAACGTGTTGGAAGATCCGACCTACAAGGTGCTGACCGACAAGATCTGA
- a CDS encoding arsenate reductase family protein, translated as MIKIYYLSTCDTCKKILRQLDPPETAVLQDIKTEPITASQLEELRRAAGSYEALFSKRARLYRERNLKEAALGETDFRDLILEHYTFLKRPVILAGGRVFIGNAAKTTVAAAQALHP; from the coding sequence ATGATTAAAATCTACTACCTGAGCACCTGCGATACCTGCAAAAAGATCCTCCGACAGCTCGACCCGCCGGAAACTGCGGTTTTGCAGGACATCAAAACCGAACCGATTACCGCATCGCAACTCGAAGAACTCCGCCGGGCCGCCGGCAGCTACGAAGCGCTTTTCAGCAAACGCGCCCGCCTTTACCGGGAGCGCAACCTGAAGGAAGCCGCGCTTGGCGAAACGGATTTCCGCGACCTGATCCTGGAACACTATACCTTCCTGAAGCGGCCCGTTATCCTGGCCGGCGGCCGGGTATTTATCGGCAACGCCGCCAAAACCACAGTGGCAGCCGCACAAGCCCTCCATCCTTGA
- a CDS encoding acyl-CoA thioesterase, whose amino-acid sequence MYMKAFEVRWSDLDANRHLANSAYTNFMSHARMSFLIESGLDLPEMVEQNLGPVVFFEHMHYLREVLPGTGVRVSVEVAGLSRDGMFFEFHHNFYDHRGKHLAHCKMMGGWIDLHRRKLTGLPQKYLDALSRTEKAEGFKELTRADTRRHAVPVRDLE is encoded by the coding sequence ATGTACATGAAAGCGTTCGAAGTCCGATGGAGTGACCTGGATGCCAACCGGCACCTGGCAAACAGCGCCTACACGAATTTTATGAGCCACGCCCGTATGTCCTTCCTGATCGAATCCGGCCTGGACCTCCCGGAAATGGTGGAGCAAAACCTGGGCCCGGTGGTCTTTTTCGAGCACATGCACTACCTCAGGGAAGTACTGCCGGGAACCGGGGTGAGGGTCTCGGTGGAGGTAGCCGGCCTGAGCCGGGATGGGATGTTTTTTGAATTCCACCACAACTTCTACGACCACCGGGGGAAGCACCTGGCACATTGCAAGATGATGGGAGGTTGGATCGATCTGCACCGACGGAAGCTCACCGGGCTGCCTCAAAAATACCTGGATGCGCTCAGCCGCACGGAAAAGGCCGAAGGTTTCAAGGAACTCACCCGGGCAGACACACGCCGCCACGCCGTGCCCGTCAGGGACCTGGAATAG